Genomic window (Rathayibacter sp. VKM Ac-2760):
CGACCTTGGCGGTGAGGTCGACGACGTGGTCGCCGACGACGACGAGCGAGTCGGTCTCCAGGGTGTTCAGTCGCCGGGTGAGGGCGCGGATGCGGGCGAGCAGCTCCTCCATGGAGAAGGGCTTCGTGACGTAGTCGTCGGCTCCGGCGTCGAGGGCGTCGACCTTGTCGGCGGCGCCGGTGCGGCCGGAGACGACGAGGATCGGGGCGGTGCTCCAGCCGCGCAGGCCGTGGATCACGTCGATGCCGTCGAGTTCGGGCATGCCCAGGTCGAGCATGTACAGGTCGGGGTGGTGCTCGACGGCGAGGTTGATGGCGGCGGTGCCGTTCTCGGCGGTGATGACGTCGTAGCCGCGGGCGCTGAGGGTGATGCGGAGGGCACGGAGCAGCTGCGCGTCGTCGTCGGCGATGAGGATCTTCATCGGGAGGTCTCCTGGTGAGGCGTGGTCGGGGCGAGGGGGAGAGTGATGACCATCGTCAGTCCTCCGCCGGGTGTGTCCTCGGTGTCCAGCGTGCCGCCCATCCCCTCGGTGAATCCCTTGGAGAGGGCGAGGCCCAGGCCCAGGCCGGTGGTGTTGTCGGTGTCGCCGAGGCGCTGGAACGGGACGAACACGTCGGCGCGGCGCTCCGGAGCGATTCCCGGTCCGTGGTCGGTGACCCGGATCTGGAGCGTGTTCCCGAAGCCGCTGGTCGAGATCCGCACGCGCGTGTCCGGCGGGGAGTGGCGGGTGGCGTTGGCGAGGAGATTGACGACCACCCGCTGTAGCAGCCCGGCGTCGGCGAGAGCCGGCGGCAGGTCCAGATCGAGGTCGAGGTCGAGGTCCGCCGGTCCGAGATCGAGTTCGTCGATCGCGGGGAGGACGACGTCAGAGGCATCGACGGGCGCGAGCGACACGGCGAGCACACCGGCTTGGAGTCGGGTGACGTCGAGGAGGTTGGTGACCAGGTCCGCGAGGGTGGTGAGGCTCTCGTCGGCTGTGGCGAGGAGCTCCTCCCGGTCCGCGGTGCTCCACGTGATGTCGGTGGAGCGCAGTCCGCTGATCGCGGCGGTCGCGGCGGCGAGGGGCCGGCGCAGATCGTGGCTGACGGCGGAGAGCAGGGCACTGCGCACTCGGTCGGTCTCGGCGAGGGGAGCGAGCTCGCTGGCGGTCTCGCTGAGGTCCTCGTGCTCCAGCGCGGCGTCGAGCTGCGCGGCGACGACGGACAGCAGGCGTCGTTCTCCGGCGCCGACGGTTCGCCCGTGCAGCTCGAGGGCGGCGGTGGTGCCGACGGGGATGGTCTCGTGGTCGCCTCCGGGTTCGCCGTCCGACCCCAGGAGCTCGGAGTCGCGCATCAGGCGGACTCCGGTGAGCCCGAACGCCTCGCGGGCGCGCTCGAGGATGGCCTGCAGTGCCCCTTGGCCGCGGATGACGCCTCCGGCGATCGTGGCGAGCAGCTCGGCCTCGGCGCTCGCACGTTTGGCGGAGCGCGCCCGTCGTGCGGCTCGATCGACGACGGCGCTGACGAGAACGGCATTGGCGATGTAGAGGAGGAGAGCGAGCGCGTGCAGAGGTTCGTCGACGGTGACGGTGTAGAGCGGGTCGACGAAGAAGAAGTCGAGGGTGAGCCCGGACAGCACGGCGGCGAAGAGCGCCGGTCCGATACCGCCGACGAGGGCGACGAGGACGACGAGGACCTGGTAGGCGAGGACGTCGCTGGTGATCGACTCGTCGCTGCGGAAGGAGGCGAGCAGCCAGGTCAGCAGCGGCCCGCCGACGAGGGCGAGCGCGAGACCGAGGATGCGACGTTTCACGGTCAGAGCGCCGCCGAGCCGGGGCAGGGTCGGCGATCGGCCGGCGGAGGCGTGATTGACGATGTGGACGTCGATCTTCCCCGATTCCCGGATGACGGTCGCCCCGATCCCGGGGCCGGTCAGCGCCGCGGCGAGCCGGCTGCGACGGCTGACGCCGATGACGAGCTGGGTCGCGTTGACGGACCGGGCGAACTCGACCAGGGCAGTGGGGACGTCCTCGCCGACGACCTGGTGGTAGCTGCCGCCGAGGGTGTCGACGAGGGCACGCTGCTCAGCGAGCACCTCCGGGCGCGCCGCGCGGAGGCCGTCCTGGCTGGTGACGTGCACGGCGAGCAGCTCGCCACCCGCCGATCGAGCAGCGATACGGGCTCCTCGACGCAGCAGGGTCTCGCCTTCCGGGCCGCCGGTGAGGGTGACGACGACCCGTTCGCGTGCTTCCCACTTGCTGTCGATGCCGTGCTCGATGCGGTAGTTCTTCAGCGCGGAGTCGACCTCGTCGGCGAGCCACAGCAGGGCGAGTTCGCGCAGTGCGGTGAGGTTGCCGAGCCGGAAGTAGTTCGAGAGAGCGGCATCGATGCGCTCAGAGGGATAGACGCGGCCCGCTGCGAGCCGGTCGCGCAGCGCCTGGGGGGCGAGGTCGACGACTTCGATCTGGTCGGCGCTGCGGAGGATCGCGTCGGGGATCGTCTCGCGTTGCGGGACTCCGGTGATCTGCTGGACGACGTCGTTGAGCGACTCGATGTGCTGGATGTTGACCGTGGAGACGACGTCGATCCCGGCGTCCAGCAGCGTCTGGACGTCCTGCCAGCGCTTGTCGTGGGCGGAGCCTGGCGCGTTCGTGTGCGCGAGCTCGTCGACGAGCGCGATATCCGGGCGGCGGGTGAGGACGGCGTCGAGGTCCATCTCCGCCAGCTGCACCCCGCGGTGCTCGAACGCGGTCCGGGGGACCACCTCGAGGCCCGTCACCATCGCGGCGGTCGCCGCGCGGCCGTGGGTCTCGACGAAGGCGACGACGACGTCGCGGCCCTCGCTGCGCAGGCGCCGTCCCTCCTCGAGCATCTCGTAGGTCTTGCCGACGCCCGGGGCGGCGCCCAGCAGCACTCGGAGCCGCCCCGTCTTCATCGTCGCCTCAGCTCGCCGACGCAGCGAGCGCGATGTTCAGTTCCAGCACGTTGACGGTCTCCTCGCCCAGGAACCCCAGGTCACGTCCCTGCGTGTGCTCGGCGACGAGGGAGCGCACGCTCTCCTCGGAGAGCCCACGAGCCTCGGCGACGCGGGCGACCTGCAGCTCGGCGTAGGCCGGGCTGATATGCGGGTCCAAGCCCGAAGCGGAGGCGGTGAGGGCGTCGGCGGGGACCTCGGTCGGGTCGACTCCGTTGAACTCCGCGATCGCGGCGCGACGTTCCTCGATCGACGCGACGAGGTCCTCGTTCTCCGGGCCGAGGTTGGAGCCGCTGGAGGCGCTCGCGTCGTAGCCGTCGCCCGCGGCGGAGGGCCGGGACTGGAACCACTCGGGCAGCGGATTGCCGTCGGCGTCCGTGAAGGACTGGCCGATGAGGCTCGAGCCGACGGTCTCGCCGTTCACGGAGAGGGTGGAACCGTTCGCCTGGCCGGCGAAGGCGACCTGGCCCACGGCGGTGATCGCGAGGGGGTAGAGGATGCCGAGGGCGACGGTGAGCACGAGCATGGCCCGGAGGGCGACTGCGTACTGCCGGAGCCCGGCGCGGGTGGGATTCATGACGGGGACTGCTTTCTGCTGACGAATGTCGAGAACGTGATCGGCTAGAAGCCGGGGATGAGGGAGACGACGAGGTCGATCAGCTTGATCCCGATGAACGGCGCGATCACGCCGCCGAGCCCGTAGACGAGGAGGTTGCGGCTGAGGACCTTGGAGGCGCTGAGCGCGCGGTAGGCGACGCCGCGCAGGGCCAGCGGGATCAGGACGATGATGATGATCGCGTTGAAGATGATCGCTGAGAGGATCGCTGAGGCGGGCGAGTGCAGCTGCATCACGTTCAGCACGGCGAGTCCTGGGAACACGCCGGCGAACATCGCGGGGATGATCGCGAAGTACTTGGCGATGTCGTTGGCGATCGAGAACGTGGTGAGCGCTCCGCGGGTGATCAGGAGCTGCTTGCCGATCCGCACGATGTCGATGAGCTTGGTCGGGTCGGAGTCGAGGTCGACCATGTTGCCGGCCTCCTTCGCCGCCGACGTGCCCGTGTTCATCGCCACACCCACGTCGGCCTGCGCGAGAGCCGGAGCGTCGTTCGTGCCGTCACCCGTCATCGCGACGAGGTTGCCGCCCTCCTGCTCCTTGCGGATGTAGGCGAGCTTCTGCTCGGGCGTGGCCTCGGCGAGGTAATCGTCGACGCCGGCCTCCGCCGCGATGGCCTTCGCGGTGAGGGGGTTGTCGCCGGTGATCATGACGGTGCGGATACCCATCGCGCGCAGGTCCGCGAAGCGCTCCTTGAGCCCCTCCTTGACGACGTCCTTGAGGTGGACGACGCCGAGGATCCGGCCGACGCCGCGGGCGTCCTTGACGGCGACGACCAGCGGCGTGCCTCCGCTCTCGGAGATGCGGTGGACTTGCTCGTCGAGCTCGGCGACCACGGTGCTCGCGAGACGAGCGTCGCTCTCGAGCCAGGCGGTGACCGCTGAGCCGGCGCCCTTGCGGATCATGGAGCCGTCGGTGAAGTCGAGCCCGCTCATGCGCGTCTGGGCGGTGAAGGGGACGATCTCGGCCGAGAGGACCTCGCTCGCGAGAGCGTCCTGGTGGACCCCCTTCGTCGCGGCGAGGTCGACGATCGACTTGCCCTCGGGAGTGGGATCGCTGAGGGAGGAGGACGCGGCGGCGCGGATCAGCTCGGCCTCGTCAGCGCTGTCGACGGGCACGAACTCGGTGGCGCGCCGGTTGCCGTAGGTGATCGTGCCGGTTTTGTCGAGCAGCAGCGTGGTGACGTCGCCCGCCGCTTCGACGGCACGGCCGGACATGGCGAGCACGTTGCGCTGCACGAGCCGGTCCATGCCGGCGATGCCGATCGCGGAGAGCAGCGCGCCGATGGTGGTCGGGATGAGGCAGACCAGCAGAGCGACGAGCACCGGGACGCTCACGGGAGCGGCGGCGTAGGACGCGATCGGGTTCAGCGTAAGTGTGACGACGAGGAACACGATGGACAGGCTCGCGAGCAGGATGTTCAGCGCGATCTCGTTCGGCGTCTTCTGCCGCGAGGCGCCCTCGACCAGCCCGATCATCCGGTCGACGAAGGTCTCGCCCGGCTTCGAGGTGATGCGCACGACGATCCGGTCGGAGAGCACGCGGGTGCCGCCGGTGACGGCGCTGCGGTCGCCGCCCGACTCGCGCACGACCGGCGCGGACTCTCCGGTGATCGCCGACTCATCGACGGAGGCGATGCCCCAGACGATGTCGCCGTCGCCGGGGATCAGGTCGCCGGCCTCGACGACCACGTGATCGCCCAGCTGCAGATCGGCGGAGGACACCTCGCGCACCTGGCCGTGAGTGGCAGCGCCGTCTCCGGCGCGGTACTCGGCCAGGCGGCGCGCCATGGTACTCGTGCGGGTCTGCCGCAGGCTGTCGGCCTGCGCCTTGCCGCGGCCCTCGGCGACCGACTCCGCGAGGTTCGCGAAGACGACGGTCGCCCAGAGCCAGAGCGCGATGCCCCAGGTGAAGGAGACAGGCACGGGGGCGCCGCCGGACTCCTGCGCTCCGCCCAGGAACGGCTCGGCGATCGCGAGGACCGTGGTGAGCGCGGCGCCGACCTCGACGAGGAACATGACGGGGTTGCGCACCATCAGGCGCGGGTCGAGCTTGCGGAACGCTCCGGGGAGCGCGGCGAGGATCTGCTCGAGGCTGAACGCGGACGCGCCGCGCTTCGGCGACTTCTCGCGGTCGGGGGAAGGGGCGGGTTTGTCGAGAGTCGTGGTCATGGCGTTACTGGAGTCCTTCTGCGAGGGGTCCGAGTGCGAGCACGGGGAAGTAGGTGAGTGCGGTGACGATCACGGTGACGCCCACGAGCAAGCCGACGAACTGCGGCCGGTGAGTGGGCAACGTGCCCGCGGTCGACGGAGTCGAGCCCTGCTTCGCGAGCGAACCGGCCAGCGCCAGCACCATCACGATCGGCAGGAACCGGCCGAGCAGCATCGCGACGCCGAGCGCCGTGTTGAACCAGGGCGTGTTCGCGGTGAGGCCGGCGAAGGCCGAGCCGTTGTTGTTCGAGGCCGAGGTGAAGGCGTAGAGCACCTCCGAGAGGCCGTGCAGCCCCGGGTTCCAGATCGAGGTGCTCTCGACGTCGGCGCGCACCGCGGGGATCGCGAAGCTCAGCGCCGTGCCGGCCAGCACCAGGGTCGGGGTGATCAGGATGTAGATGCTCGCGAGCTTGATCTCGTACGGGCCGAGCTTCTTCCCCAGGTACTCGGGGGTCCGGCCCACGAGCAGGCCGCCGATGAACACCGCGAGGATCGCGAGGACGAGCATCCCGTAGAGACCCGAGCCGACGCCGCCGGGGGCGACCTCGCCGAGCATCATGTTCAGCATCGGCAGCATCCCGCCGAGGGCCGTGTAGGAGTCGTGCATCGAGTTGACGGCACCGGTCGAGGTCAGCGTGCTGGTCGCCCCGAACAGCGTCGAGCCGGCGATACCGAACCGCGTCTCCTTACCCTCCATTGCACCGCCGGCGGCCTGCGGGGCGCCGCCGTTCCCGGCGAGCTCGAGCAAGGTGAGGGCGGTGAGGGACACGAGGAAGATCGTGGCCATGGCGGCGAGGATCGCGTAGCCCTGCTTCGCGTTGCCGACCATCCGCCCGAAGGTGCGGGGGAGGGAGAACGGGATCGCCAGCATCAGGATCACCTGCAGCAGGCTGGTCCACGCCGTGGGGTTCTCGAACGGGTGCGACGAGTTGGCGTTGAAGAAGCCGCCGCCGTTGGTGCCGAGTATCTTGATCGCCTCTTGCGACGCGACCGGCCCGCCGGGGATGCTCTGCGTTCCGTCGGTCAGGGTCGTGACGTCGGTGAATCCAGCGAAGTTCTGGATGACGCCGCCGGCCAGGAGGAGGATCGCGCTCACGACAGCCATCGGCAGGAGGAGGCGCAGAGTGCCCCGGGTGAGGTCGACCCAGAAGTTGCCGATCGACTCGCTGTTGCGGCGCGCGAACCCGCGCACCAGCGCGATCGCGATGGCGATGCCGACGCCGGCGGAGACGAAGTTCTGCACGGCCAGACCGATGAGCTGAACGCTGTAGCCCATGGTCGTGTCGGGCGAGTACGACTGCCAGTTGGTGTTGGTGACGAACGAGACCGCGGTGTTGAACGAGAGGCCCTCGGGGATCGCGGGGAATCCGAGCGAGTAGGGGAGGACCGCTTGCGCGCGCTGGATCGCGTAGACGAAGAGGACGCCGATGAGCGAGAAAGCGAGCACGCCGCGCAGGTAGGCCTGCCAGCTCTGCTCGGCGCGCGAGTCGACGCCGATGAGGCGGTAGAAGCCGCGCTCGATCGCGAGGTCCTTCTTGGAGGAGTAGACGTGCGCCATGTAGTCACCGAGCGGGCGGTACAGGAGGACGAGGATCAGGGCGGCGGAGGCGACCTGCAGGATCGAGAGGAAGGTATCCATCAGAAACGCTCCGGTTTCACGAGCGCGAAGCCGAGGTAGCCGATCGCGGCGATCGCGAGGATCGCGGCGAGGAAGTCGAAAACGATCACTTCACGTCCTCGCTGATCGCCGCGCGAGGGCCGGAAGTGCGCGGCGTGGGCGCGAGCTTCTCGACTCCCTTGGCGATGACGCCGACGAGCGCGAAGACGGCGAGGATGCCGATCACGTAGACAAGGTCAAGCACGAAGTACTCCATCCGGAGGCGGATGACACTCACGGATGCGTGAGCGTCTGCCAGAGCTGGCACGAGCCCTGAGTAGACACCTGTTCTCACAGCGGTTTCGCGGCCCTAACGCATCCCATACACGTTCCTGGCAGAACCTGACGGCGTCCTAACAACGCCGACTCCCGCCCGGTCCGAGCCGGCTGTTGGTGAGGCGTGATGATTCGACGGTTTCGTGTTCGGGTTGCGTCAGGACTTCACCGGCACGCTCGGAATCCGCGTAGACCGGTACGCATGAACTCCACATCCTCCGCCACTGCGGACCCGCTTCAACCCTGTTCGGCACGCGAGGGAAGTGTCCGGTCGTGACGCTCACCGCGCTACTGCCGAGCCTGCGTCGCAGCCTCCCGGATCCCTTGAACGTGAACGTCTGGCCGGAGCTCACGCGCACCACCACGACTGATGTGATCGTCGCGGGCGTCTCCCTCGTCCGCCTCGTCGAGGTCTGTGGTACCCCCTGCGTGCACATCGCGGCCGGCGTCATCCCTGGCTCCGGCGGCCGGCCCGCGCCGGACCGGCAGGCGACAGCCATCGTCGTCACCGTGACGAAGGTCCGTCAGGGCGCCGCTGGCGAGCGCGAGCTCTTCATCGACGCGTGTCTTGACGCAGTCCCGGCGGTGTGGCCGGAGATGCGGCTGATCGGGCGAGCGTCCTGCGCTCACTCACGACCGGTGATCGTCCTCGCCGACACCGGCTGTGCCACGGCTACCCCCTGCTCTGCTGCCGGATCGGCACTCCTCCCCGACGACATCCGCGCGGGAGACCTGCTCGCCGTGCCGTGCGCGGACGCCGTCGCCCTGCGTCACCTGCGCCCTGTACCGCACGCCACGCTCGCACCGGCCGCGCCGGTCCCCGAGGATGGCCGGCCCGCCTGGCTCGGTGCGCTCGAGTAAAGCGTCTGCTCAACTCGAGAAGGGGCCGGCGCTCTGAGCGCCGACCCCTTCTCCTCGTGACGCGCCGCTTTCGCGCTCAGTCGCCCCAGGAGACTCCGCCACGATCTGCGGAGAGGCGCCCCGTGTCGCGCGCGCTCCGCCAGACGTCCCGTAGCGCCGTCGTGCCGAGACAGGGAACGACTAGCACGTCCCCCTCGCGGAGGTCTGTCGGGAGGAGCTCGATCGTCGGCCCCGACGCCGAATGGGCATCCGGGCGGATCCGCATCGACTGCCGACGCAAACCCGTCGGGCGCCCCACCAACCTCATCGCGCCCGGGACCACCCGGCACCGCTGCAGTTCGGCATCCACCCACACCTGAGCGAGACGCCCCTCTTCCGCACGCTCGACCGCCACGACACGGGTCACGACGACCGACGCGAATCGACGCGCTGACAGCAGCCCATTCGAACCGGGGACCACCGCAGCGGCATTCCGCACGCACGGTGTCCCCGCCTCCGCCGCCATCGCCATCATCGACAACCCAGCCACTTCGACATCTCGCGGACCGTGCACGGTATGCGCCGGCCACGCCTCCCTCCCCGCCGCTGACGCGACCCGGTTCGAGAGCACGAGTGCGCTGACGGTGTGGAGAAGAGACATGGGACGGGACCTTTCACGAGGGCGTTCTCCCGTTATAAACCGATCGCCACCGGCCTCCACTGCTCCTCACGGAACCCGGGCGCCGCCCACCCCGAACCCTGACGGGTTCCCGACGGCCGAGGCTTGATCACCCTCGACAGCGCCGCCGCAGAGGAGGACGGTGAGTGTCATGGACATCGAAGCCTGGTGGCCGCGACTCAGCGGCGCCGCACAGCAGTGGTTGATCGAGAACAACGGAGACGTGGTCCCCCCGGCCATCATCGACGAGATCCAAGCAGCGGCCGGCGGGGCCTTTGAGACGCTGCCCGCCGACTCACCGGACGAAGGCCTCCTGCTTCCAGACGAGGCGACGGAGTGGATCGAAGCGACCGCGAACGGTGAGCAGCCATGACCGGTCAGTGATCGCCGCGGGACCCTGGGAGAGCTTCCCGCTGTAGGGCTTTCGTAGGGAGTGCGCCTCGGTGCGCATGGGTTCTGCGAGGATCCGGCAGAGCGCCTGCTCTCGTCCGACGATGAGGAGATGACCGCAACTCTCGCGCCGCGCGCCGGCACGCGTCTCATGCATCGTCTCCTTGACCGTGGTGACAGTTGGGGACACCTGACGACGACCGTGAGCCGCTACGGCAGCGCGAGCAGCACCCTCGTCGTCTACCCGCCAGGCACTCCCGCCGACGAGCGCCGGCTCCTGCGCCTCGCGGAGGCCCTACCTGTGCTCGGCCTCGCCTTGCTCGGCGGATTCGCGGTACTTGCACTCCTCGGCGCTGACGCCATCCCTCTCGCGATCACGGCCGCCGCTCTCTACATCGCAGGCGTTGTCCTGCTCGCGCAGCGGACCGCTCGGACTCGGCAGGGATCGGCGCGCGTGACCGTGACCGCATCACTCCTGGTCTCCGGCACCGGTGACACGGATGACTTCGACAGCCTCGCCGCTGTCGCAGCAGCCCTCCGACGCGCTGATGACCGCCTCAGGAACGGCCACTTCAGCCCGCTCGAACACGAGATGGTCTGGAGCGCCGCACACCAAGCCGTGACCACCCTTGACTTGAGTAGTCGCCGCGCACATTGGGCGACCCGGCGGTGAGACAGAACGACGACCTCATTTGCGTTCTGTGAGCATCGCGCTCTCCCGCCAGCTGAACAACTAGACAGGGACCATGATCTACGCCGCCCCCTCCGAACCGGGAAACTACTCACCGATCTCAGCAACCGGGATGCCGGACGACGACGACAACGGTTGCATCGTCCGCGGCAGCAACTGATCCGCTCTCGTCAACACACCTCCCGCGTCACTCACGCTCGTGCTGTCGTCGTTGCGCAGACCGTCCTGAAGATGACTGAATCGTCGTACAGGTCCAGTAGTCCGCGCCATCTGGTTCGGCCTCGTCTCGGAGTCGCGCTCCGTGCCGTGCAGGAGTTCCCTTCCAGGGGTCGCCGCATCACGCGCTGCAACGTCCGTGAGGGAAACGGCCGCACAGGACGCCACGGCGAAGATTGCGACAGCCCAGATGGGTACGATCTAGCGCGCGCATCACTGATGCGTCCCGTCGATGATCGTTGACGGAGAATCTGGTTCTGCGACACTTGTGGGGTGTCGTCGTCCCGTTCGCTGCGCACCCTCAGGGGTGTCGTTGCTGCGACGGTTGCGACGATCATCGCCTTGTTCTCGCACGTCGCCGGTGGCGGACAGACTCCGGGGCCGCTGGGTCTCGCAGTACCGCTCGTGCTGTCGGTGCTGGTGTGCGTGGCTCTTGCCGGGCGCAGGCTTTCCCTGGTTCGCGTGGCGGTCTCGGTCGCGGTGAGCCAGTTCCTGTTCCACACGCTGTTCACGATCGGGACCTTCAGCGGCCCGGTTGATGCGCCGATGGTGCACGCGCATCACGGTGCGGTGGTCGATGTCAGCGCAGCGATGACTCACAGCGGCATGCCCGGGTCCTCGATGTGGGCAGCGCACGTCGTCGCCGCGATCGCAACGACTGCGGCGCTTCACCGAGGCGAGTCGCTCCTTCTTCGGGTCGCGGCGATGACGAGTCACGTCGTTGCTCGTTTGGTGCGAGTTCTGCCGACTCCGGCGGAAGCTCCTCTGCCCGCCCGACGTTCCTCGTTCGTGCTGCGCGATGTCCTCCCTCTCGCTTCGGGAGTCTTCCCCCAGGCTGCGCTGCGTCGCGGCCCACCTTCCCTGCTCGCTTCCTGATCATCGACGCGAGCCGCAGCGCGAACTTCTCCGCACGTCCCATCGCATCCTGACGTGCCTCTCTCGATCACCAATGAGGTGACCAACAGCGTCCCTGCGGGTCAGCGTCTTGACGATCCCTCCTAGCCGGGTCAATCCGGCCCGGCGCTTCTGTAGGCGCGGCGGCGGTCTGCGGGTGTTCCCGTGGGCGCTTCTGAATGAAGCCCGACCGAGGCGCATCCATCGACGTTGGTCTACGGCAATCTCTTTCCGCCTTTCCAGCTCGCGATACCTCGGCGACGCCGGTACTAGGCCCACCATCCAGTGGCTCGTTCTCGCTCGATATCCGGCTGAGTGCTCTGGGTGAGCTGCGCACTGATCAGGGCTTCGACGGGAGATCGGTCTGTTCGGGCGTGACCCCGACGGTACTGATCGCGCAGTTGGAGTGCTCGGAGCGACAGCTCGCGAAGTTCTACAACCGGCGCGCCGACCGCGACGGCGACGCCAAGCGCGGCGCCTACGACGACCACGTGAACCGGCTCTACAGCCGAAGCACTCCCCATCTGACGACCACGAAGGAGACCGACCGATGACCTCTCGACACCCGCGACGGCTGCCCGCCGCGCTGGCGACCCTCGCCCTGGCCGGCGTTCTGCTCGGGACCGCCGGGCCGGCTCAGGCGCACGATCAGCTGATCAGCAGCACTCCCGGCTCCGGCGAGCACTTCACGAACTCGCCCGCGGAGGTGACGCTGACGTACTCCGAGGACGTCCTCACGATCGGCGCGCTCGTCCTCGTCACCGACATGGACGGCATCGATCACGTCTCCGGGCCGGTCGAGCTGGCTGACTCCCGGGTCACGGCGCCGCTCGAGCCGGCGCTGCCTAGCGGCTCGTACGACCTGAAGTGGCGGGTCGTCTCCGCCGACGGGCACCCCATCAGCGGCATCGTCCCCTTCACCGTGGGCGACGGCGCGTCCTCGCAGTCCGCCGCCCTTGCGGAACCGACACCGACCGCCTCGCCGACCGTCGTCGCGGCCGTTTCGACGCAGACCGCGCCGGACGTCCTGCGGCCCGCTCTGATCGGCCTGGCCGGCGCCGTGCTCGCCGTCGCCCTCTTCCTCGCATTCACCCGCCGACGCGGGCGACCCTCGACCACCACCAGAGACCGGCCGTCGTCGTGACGACCGGCATCCTCCACCCACCGCACCACCTCACAGGAAGGCGCCACAGCATGCGCACTCGTCACTTCACCACCCTCACCGCCCTCTCGGCCGCGGCCCTGCTCGCCCTGACCGGCTGCAGCGCCGGAGCCTCCGGCACCACCGCCGAAATCACGCCCGCCGGATCGGAGGTGAGCATCACCGACGGCTGGGTGAAGGCCGCCGACTCCGGCATGTCCGCCGCATTCGGCGAGCTGGAGAACACCGGCACCGAGGACGTGACCGTCGTCTCCGCGACCTCTGCCGCGTCCTCCGAGCTCGAGCTGCACGAGACGGTCGCGAACGAGTCGGGCGAGATGGTGATGCGCGCGAAGGAGAACGGCTTCACGATCCCGGCCGGCGGCAGCCTCGACCTGGCCCCGGGCGGAAACCACATCATGCTGATGGACCTGACCG
Coding sequences:
- a CDS encoding response regulator transcription factor; amino-acid sequence: MKILIADDDAQLLRALRITLSARGYDVITAENGTAAINLAVEHHPDLYMLDLGMPELDGIDVIHGLRGWSTAPILVVSGRTGAADKVDALDAGADDYVTKPFSMEELLARIRALTRRLNTLETDSLVVVGDHVVDLTAKVVTRRTPDSTVAVRLTPTEWQVLELLIRNPGKLVTRQTLLHDIWGPSHTTDTGYLRLYIAQLRKKLEPEPSHPRFLLTESGMGYRFVPGDPVAPVTGAAPEQ
- a CDS encoding ATP-binding protein produces the protein MKTGRLRVLLGAAPGVGKTYEMLEEGRRLRSEGRDVVVAFVETHGRAATAAMVTGLEVVPRTAFEHRGVQLAEMDLDAVLTRRPDIALVDELAHTNAPGSAHDKRWQDVQTLLDAGIDVVSTVNIQHIESLNDVVQQITGVPQRETIPDAILRSADQIEVVDLAPQALRDRLAAGRVYPSERIDAALSNYFRLGNLTALRELALLWLADEVDSALKNYRIEHGIDSKWEARERVVVTLTGGPEGETLLRRGARIAARSAGGELLAVHVTSQDGLRAARPEVLAEQRALVDTLGGSYHQVVGEDVPTALVEFARSVNATQLVIGVSRRSRLAAALTGPGIGATVIRESGKIDVHIVNHASAGRSPTLPRLGGALTVKRRILGLALALVGGPLLTWLLASFRSDESITSDVLAYQVLVVLVALVGGIGPALFAAVLSGLTLDFFFVDPLYTVTVDEPLHALALLLYIANAVLVSAVVDRAARRARSAKRASAEAELLATIAGGVIRGQGALQAILERAREAFGLTGVRLMRDSELLGSDGEPGGDHETIPVGTTAALELHGRTVGAGERRLLSVVAAQLDAALEHEDLSETASELAPLAETDRVRSALLSAVSHDLRRPLAAATAAISGLRSTDITWSTADREELLATADESLTTLADLVTNLLDVTRLQAGVLAVSLAPVDASDVVLPAIDELDLGPADLDLDLDLDLPPALADAGLLQRVVVNLLANATRHSPPDTRVRISTSGFGNTLQIRVTDHGPGIAPERRADVFVPFQRLGDTDNTTGLGLGLALSKGFTEGMGGTLDTEDTPGGGLTMVITLPLAPTTPHQETSR
- the kdpC gene encoding potassium-transporting ATPase subunit KdpC; amino-acid sequence: MNPTRAGLRQYAVALRAMLVLTVALGILYPLAITAVGQVAFAGQANGSTLSVNGETVGSSLIGQSFTDADGNPLPEWFQSRPSAAGDGYDASASSGSNLGPENEDLVASIEERRAAIAEFNGVDPTEVPADALTASASGLDPHISPAYAELQVARVAEARGLSEESVRSLVAEHTQGRDLGFLGEETVNVLELNIALAASAS
- the kdpB gene encoding potassium-transporting ATPase subunit KdpB; the encoded protein is MTTTLDKPAPSPDREKSPKRGASAFSLEQILAALPGAFRKLDPRLMVRNPVMFLVEVGAALTTVLAIAEPFLGGAQESGGAPVPVSFTWGIALWLWATVVFANLAESVAEGRGKAQADSLRQTRTSTMARRLAEYRAGDGAATHGQVREVSSADLQLGDHVVVEAGDLIPGDGDIVWGIASVDESAITGESAPVVRESGGDRSAVTGGTRVLSDRIVVRITSKPGETFVDRMIGLVEGASRQKTPNEIALNILLASLSIVFLVVTLTLNPIASYAAAPVSVPVLVALLVCLIPTTIGALLSAIGIAGMDRLVQRNVLAMSGRAVEAAGDVTTLLLDKTGTITYGNRRATEFVPVDSADEAELIRAAASSSLSDPTPEGKSIVDLAATKGVHQDALASEVLSAEIVPFTAQTRMSGLDFTDGSMIRKGAGSAVTAWLESDARLASTVVAELDEQVHRISESGGTPLVVAVKDARGVGRILGVVHLKDVVKEGLKERFADLRAMGIRTVMITGDNPLTAKAIAAEAGVDDYLAEATPEQKLAYIRKEQEGGNLVAMTGDGTNDAPALAQADVGVAMNTGTSAAKEAGNMVDLDSDPTKLIDIVRIGKQLLITRGALTTFSIANDIAKYFAIIPAMFAGVFPGLAVLNVMQLHSPASAILSAIIFNAIIIIVLIPLALRGVAYRALSASKVLSRNLLVYGLGGVIAPFIGIKLIDLVVSLIPGF
- the kdpA gene encoding potassium-transporting ATPase subunit KdpA gives rise to the protein MDTFLSILQVASAALILVLLYRPLGDYMAHVYSSKKDLAIERGFYRLIGVDSRAEQSWQAYLRGVLAFSLIGVLFVYAIQRAQAVLPYSLGFPAIPEGLSFNTAVSFVTNTNWQSYSPDTTMGYSVQLIGLAVQNFVSAGVGIAIAIALVRGFARRNSESIGNFWVDLTRGTLRLLLPMAVVSAILLLAGGVIQNFAGFTDVTTLTDGTQSIPGGPVASQEAIKILGTNGGGFFNANSSHPFENPTAWTSLLQVILMLAIPFSLPRTFGRMVGNAKQGYAILAAMATIFLVSLTALTLLELAGNGGAPQAAGGAMEGKETRFGIAGSTLFGATSTLTSTGAVNSMHDSYTALGGMLPMLNMMLGEVAPGGVGSGLYGMLVLAILAVFIGGLLVGRTPEYLGKKLGPYEIKLASIYILITPTLVLAGTALSFAIPAVRADVESTSIWNPGLHGLSEVLYAFTSASNNNGSAFAGLTANTPWFNTALGVAMLLGRFLPIVMVLALAGSLAKQGSTPSTAGTLPTHRPQFVGLLVGVTVIVTALTYFPVLALGPLAEGLQ
- a CDS encoding potassium-transporting ATPase subunit F, with translation MIVFDFLAAILAIAAIGYLGFALVKPERF